The DNA window GCCGTCGTCGGACGACCGGTCGTCGATGAAGCTGAGCCAGGCGCGGGAAGCGGCGCTGGTCGATAACCAACGGCTGCGCGAGCCGCCATCACGGGAGACGCGGATCATGTCAGACACGGACCCCTGGAGCGGGAAGGAAACAGTGCTCGTCGCCGAGGATGAGACGCCGGTGCGTGAGCTGATCTGCGACGTCCTCCGGCTGCACGGCTATACCGTTCTGGAGGCGCGGAACGGAGAGGAGGCGCTGCAGATCGCCGAGCGGCACCAGGGGCTCATCCACCTGCTCATCGTGGACGTGGTGATGTCGGGGCTGACGGCCTCGAGCCTGGTCGAGCGGCTGACGGCGGACCGCCCGGGCGCCAAGGCGTTCTACATCTCCGGCTACACGGACGAGCTCATCCGGCAGCACGGCCTGCTCCGCTCCGGCAAGAACTTCCTCCAGAAGCCGTTCACCGTCGACGCGCTGGCGCGCACGGTGCGCGAGGTGCTGGACGCCGCCTCCTGAAACGGTGAAGGCCTACCGGTTCAGCGCCCGGCGGGCGAAGCCGTCGTCGCTGTCCTTCATCTCGAGGCCTTCGAGCGTCTCGATCAGCTTCGGCGAGTCCCCGCGGCCCCGAGGGGTCGATCTGCTTGAGCCGCGCCACCGAGCAC is part of the Candidatus Methylomirabilota bacterium genome and encodes:
- a CDS encoding response regulator, which produces MKLSQAREAALVDNQRLREPPSRETRIMSDTDPWSGKETVLVAEDETPVRELICDVLRLHGYTVLEARNGEEALQIAERHQGLIHLLIVDVVMSGLTASSLVERLTADRPGAKAFYISGYTDELIRQHGLLRSGKNFLQKPFTVDALARTVREVLDAAS